From a region of the Coffea arabica cultivar ET-39 chromosome 3e, Coffea Arabica ET-39 HiFi, whole genome shotgun sequence genome:
- the LOC140038394 gene encoding expansin-A13-like, whose amino-acid sequence MNATLPASPLPLPQLVRSHYHYFPSSSTPSSYTEWRSARATYYAVAEPGDPVGGACGYGDLEKMGYGKATAALSKVLFEKGQICGACFQVRRVQDMRWCILGTSIIVTATNFCAPNYGFEADGGGHCNFPNAHFVLPIEAFEKIAIWKASNIPIQHRKY is encoded by the coding sequence ATGAATGCTACTCTCCCAGCTAGTCCGCTCCCACTACCCCAGCTAGTCCGCTCCCACTACCACTACTTCCCTTCTTCCTCCACCCCCTCCTCCTACACAGAGTGGAGATCCGCCAGAGCCACCTACTACGCCGTCGCGGAACCGGGAGACCCGGTTGGTGGGGCTTGTGGTTATGGGGACCTGGAGAAAATGGGATACGGGAAAGCCACAGCTGCACTCAGTAAAGTCCTGTTTGAAAAGGGTCAGATCTGTGGAGCTTGCTTTCAAGTTAGGCGTGTTCAGGACATGAGATGGTGTATTCTTGGGACTTCCATTATTGTTACTGCGACTAACTTTTGTGCTCCGAATTATGGGTTTGAAGCTGATGGTGGAGGACATTGTAATTTCCCTAATGCACATTTTGTACTTCCCATTGAAGCTTTTGAGAAAATTGCCATTTGGAAAGCTTCCAATATACCCATTCAACATCGCAAGTATTGA